A segment of the Bacilli bacterium genome:
TAATGGGCGAATTGAAAAAAAGCTTCCGCCCCGAATTTTTAAACCGGATTGACGAGATCATCGTGTTCCATTCCCTGGACGAAGAGCATATCAGGCAGATCGTCACCTTGATGGCGGAAGAACTGCGCAAGCGCCTGAAAGAGCAGGATGTTGATTTTGAATTGACCGACAAGGCAAAGGCGTTTCTCGCCAAGGCCGGCTTCGATCCGACTTACGGAGCAAGGCCGCTGCGCCGCGCGATTCAGAAACATATCGAAGATCGATTGTCGGAAGAACTGCTGCTCGGTAAAATTCAAAAGGGCGATCATGTGCTGATTGATGAGGTCAATGGGGAACTGGAAGTAATCAACCAAGCTCTTAAAAAGAAGCCCCAAAGCATAAAATAAGCCGCTTGCCTGCCGCACCGAACTCCGGCGCCTTGCCGTAAAGGCGCCGGTTCGGCATGTTTCATGGCATTATAGGCAGCGGGCGCGAATGAAAGGTGCATTTGCAAATGGCCAAGGTTCAAACCAGATTTTATTGCCAGGAATGCGGGTATGAAGCGGCAAAGTGGCTGGGGAAATGCCCGGGATGCCAATCCTGGAACAGCATGGTTGAAGAAACCGTCGCTTCCGGCAAGCAACATGATGCGCATGTGTCCATAGCCGGCGGCGGGAGAGAACGTCCTGCGCCCATAACGGATATAAAAAGCGGCGAGGAAGCAAGAATTGTCACCGGCATCGGCGAACTGGACCGGGTATTGGGCGGCGGCATTGTTCCGGGCTCGCTCATTCTGGTAGGCGGCGATCCGGGGATCGGGAAGTCGACGCTGCTTTTGCAAACTTCCCATTCGCTGGCTAGGCAACAGTTGAAAGTTTTGTACATATCGGGCGAAGAATCCGTCCGGCAGTTGAAATTGCGCGCCGACCGCCTCGGCTCTTTATCGCCGGAAATTTTTGTGCTGTGCGAAACGAATTTGGAGCAAATCGAAGCGGCTGTTGCGGACGTCAAGCCGGATTTTCTTGTCGTTGACTCGATCCAGACGGTCTATCATCCGCTTATCGCTTCCGCTCCCGGCAGTGTCGCGCAAGTGCGGGAATGTACCGGCAAACTGCTGCGTATCGCCAAAGTAAGCGGCATTGCCACGGTTGTTGTCGGGCATGTGACGAAAGAAGGCGCGATCGCCGGACCGCGGCTGCTCGAGCACATGGTCGATTGCGTGCTGTATTTCGAAGGCGAACGGCACCAGAGCTATCGGATGCTGCGCGCGGTGAAGAACCGTTTCGGGTCGACAAACGAGATTGGCGTTTTCGAAATGAAGGAAGCGGGATTAAGCGAAGTCGCCAACCCTTCCGAATGGTTTTTGGCGGAACGCCCGAAAGGCGCGTCCGGTTCAATTGTGGTTGCCAGCATGGAAGGGACCCGCCCGATTTTGGTGGAATTGCAGGCGCTGGTGGCGACGACCAATTTTGCCGCGCCGCGCCGCATGGCGACAGGTGTGGATTATAACCGCATGTCGCTCATCATTGCCGTATTGGAAAAGCGGATGGGCATGGTGCTGCAAAATCAGGATACGTTTATGAATGTCGCCGGGGGAGTCAAATTGGATGAGCCGGCGGTCGATTTGGCAATCGCCGTCAGCATCGCCTCCAGCTTCCGCGACAAACCGACACAGGCCAATGATGTGGTTTTTGGCGAAATCGGCTTGACCGGGGAAGTGCGGGCGGTTTCGCGCGCGGAGCAAAGAGTGAAAGAAGCGGAAAAGCTTGGCTTTAAGCGGGTAATTATGCCAAAGAAAAGTTTGCAAGGGTTCAAACCTCCGCAAGGCATTGAAGCAATCGGCGTACAAACGGTTGCCGAAGCGCTTGGGGCGGCGTTTGGCTGAAGGTAGGGGGTGCGATTGTGAAAGAAGACGTTGCCAGAGACGTAATGGGCCAACTGCTGCAATTGGTTGCGCCAGGCACCCCATTTCGCGAAGGC
Coding sequences within it:
- the radA gene encoding DNA repair protein RadA, whose product is MAKVQTRFYCQECGYEAAKWLGKCPGCQSWNSMVEETVASGKQHDAHVSIAGGGRERPAPITDIKSGEEARIVTGIGELDRVLGGGIVPGSLILVGGDPGIGKSTLLLQTSHSLARQQLKVLYISGEESVRQLKLRADRLGSLSPEIFVLCETNLEQIEAAVADVKPDFLVVDSIQTVYHPLIASAPGSVAQVRECTGKLLRIAKVSGIATVVVGHVTKEGAIAGPRLLEHMVDCVLYFEGERHQSYRMLRAVKNRFGSTNEIGVFEMKEAGLSEVANPSEWFLAERPKGASGSIVVASMEGTRPILVELQALVATTNFAAPRRMATGVDYNRMSLIIAVLEKRMGMVLQNQDTFMNVAGGVKLDEPAVDLAIAVSIASSFRDKPTQANDVVFGEIGLTGEVRAVSRAEQRVKEAEKLGFKRVIMPKKSLQGFKPPQGIEAIGVQTVAEALGAAFG